The Myotis daubentonii chromosome 9, mMyoDau2.1, whole genome shotgun sequence genome has a segment encoding these proteins:
- the LOC132242133 gene encoding olfactory receptor 52P1-like: MADNSTYHYISSFFLVGIPGLQDFHCWIGIPVCLLFVLALLGNSLIIVTIKLEPSLHQPMYFFLCMLAMIDMGLVFSIAPRMLGIFWLEAHGIEFNTCLAQMYLIHTFCIIESALLVAMAFDRYVAICIPLRYTTILTTTMVIKMGLGSMTRATLMVLPCPLLIKRLPYYSKNVINHTYCEHMAVVKLASANTLINRAYGISVALSVTVLDLGLVATSYIKILQAVFQLSSQNARSKALGTCAAHVCTILAFYTPALFSFLTHRIGKKVPPSVHIIFASLYLLVPPTVNPLVYGVKTKQIRDRVMSLFFPNKKISEN, encoded by the coding sequence ATGGCAGACAATTCTACATATCACTacatctcttctttcttcctggttGGTATTCCTGGTTTGCAAGACTTTCACTGCTGGATTGGCATTCCTGTCTGCCTATTGTTTGTCCTGGCTCTGCTGGGGAACAGCTTAATCATTGTCACCATCAAACTAGAGCCTAGCCTCCACCAGCCTATGTATTTCTTCCTTTGCATGCTGGCAATGATTGACATGGGTCTTGTCTTTTCCATAGCCCCCAGGATGCTTGGTATCTTCTGGTTGGAAGCTCATGGGATTGAATTTAATACCTGCCTAGCACAAATGTATTTAATTCACACATTTTGCATAATTGAGTCAGCCCTCCTAGTTGCCATGGCCTTTGATCGGTATGTAGCTATTTGCATCCCACTGCGTTATACAACCATCCTGACAACAACCATGGTCATTAAAATGGGTCTGGGTAGCATGACCCGAGCTACCCTTATGGTTTTGCCCTGTCCACTTCTCATTAAGAGGCTACCATATTATTCCAAAAATGTCATCAATCATACCTACTGTGAGCACATGGCTGTGGTGAAGTTGGCCAGTGCCAATACTCTCATTAACAGAGCATATGGCATCTCAGTGGCCCTTTCAGTAACAGTATTGGACCTAGGGCTCGTAGCCACATCCTATATCAAAATCCTCCAGGCTGTCTTTCAGCTCTCTTCCCAGAATGCCCGTTCTAAAGCACTGGGCACCTGCGCTGCCCATGTCTGCACTATTCTTGCCTTCTACACACCTGCACTATTTAGCTTCCTAACTCACCGCATTGGCAAGAAGGTACCTCCAAGTGTCCACATAATTTTTGCAAGTTTGTACCTTCTGGTACCCCCTACAGTCAATCCCTTGGTATATGGTGTCAAGACCAAGCAGATTCGTGACCGAGTGATGAGTCTCTTCTTCCCAAACAAGAAAATTTCTGAAaactga